A single genomic interval of Nocardioides nitrophenolicus harbors:
- a CDS encoding ABC transporter substrate-binding protein — MLNTNRRSRLRLLAATVAATAALAGLTACGSDDDSGDAGAKPVLRVGVQKDGVRAVLDKAGLLDDLPYEIEWAEFTAGPPIVEAASADQIDVAWVGSAPPIFGAASDANFKIIAQVQERDQQENSILVPAGSDITEVADLAGKKIAVGKGTSAHGLLLQALKRNGLSLDDVEPNYLAPADGLAAFTSGEVDAWAVWDPFVTQVVEQNDAVAITGGAPDEQGVQFEIASTKSLEEPETRESIRHFVNLLKEAWVWAIDHSDEWGDGWAAESGLSPDVTRIVAKNKAADFGPVTDETIASEQALADAFFEAGELPKQIDFASIVEPGLID, encoded by the coding sequence ATGCTGAACACCAACCGACGCTCCCGTCTGCGCCTGCTGGCCGCGACGGTCGCCGCCACCGCCGCCCTCGCCGGCCTGACCGCCTGCGGGTCCGACGACGACAGCGGGGACGCCGGTGCCAAGCCGGTCCTGCGGGTCGGCGTCCAGAAGGACGGCGTGCGCGCCGTCCTCGACAAGGCGGGCCTGCTCGACGACCTCCCCTACGAGATCGAGTGGGCCGAGTTCACCGCCGGGCCGCCGATCGTCGAGGCCGCCTCGGCCGACCAGATCGACGTCGCGTGGGTCGGCTCGGCACCGCCGATCTTCGGCGCCGCCTCCGACGCGAACTTCAAGATCATCGCCCAGGTCCAGGAGCGCGACCAGCAGGAGAACTCGATCCTGGTGCCGGCCGGCTCCGACATCACCGAGGTCGCCGACCTCGCGGGCAAGAAGATCGCCGTCGGCAAGGGCACGTCCGCGCACGGACTGCTGCTCCAGGCGCTGAAGCGCAACGGGCTGAGCCTCGACGACGTCGAGCCCAACTATCTCGCCCCGGCCGACGGACTGGCCGCGTTCACCTCCGGCGAGGTCGACGCCTGGGCCGTGTGGGACCCCTTCGTCACCCAGGTCGTCGAGCAGAACGACGCCGTCGCGATCACCGGTGGTGCGCCCGACGAGCAGGGCGTGCAGTTCGAGATCGCCTCCACGAAGTCGCTCGAGGAGCCGGAGACCCGCGAGAGCATCCGGCACTTCGTCAACCTGCTCAAGGAGGCGTGGGTCTGGGCGATCGACCACTCCGACGAGTGGGGCGACGGCTGGGCCGCCGAGTCGGGTCTCTCGCCCGACGTCACCCGGATCGTGGCGAAGAACAAGGCCGCCGACTTCGGCCCGGTCACCGACGAGACCATCGCCTCCGAGCAGGCTCTCGCCGACGCCTTCTTCGAGGCCGGCGAGCTGCCCAAGCAGATCGACTTCGCCTCGATCGTCGAGCCCGGCCTGATCGACTGA
- a CDS encoding LysR family transcriptional regulator encodes MGSHRGTIGFPDHEEGIRMRIEQLEYVEAITRHGSLRRASEALHISQPAMSEAIIRLERELGVTLLDRRRTGARISRRGRDLLPHLTDAIEAVQRLRSSAREQTTAARVVHVGTVQAASSTLLIPAVRAFRAANPAATVELRNMQQSEIFTEIAAGGLDIGLVNLLEGDDVPPDIQRSELIHGVPVAVLPADHPLAVRTTLAPDDLRAEPFVEMRPGYLMNRFAHRWFGPAMPPVSYTADGAELGKALVAQGTGFTLLPNFTVMGHPLEQSGVLTYRPIEGTVPTVTLVACLRKGVQQPETVRALVTALLRRAREYVRSTPSTPSTDVQN; translated from the coding sequence ATGGGATCTCACAGGGGCACGATCGGGTTCCCCGATCACGAGGAGGGCATCCGGATGCGGATCGAACAGCTGGAGTACGTCGAGGCGATCACCCGGCACGGCTCGCTGCGACGCGCCAGCGAGGCGCTGCACATCTCGCAGCCGGCCATGTCCGAGGCGATCATCCGGCTGGAGCGCGAGCTCGGCGTCACCCTGCTGGACCGCCGGCGCACCGGCGCCCGGATCAGCCGGCGCGGACGCGACCTGCTCCCCCACCTCACCGACGCGATCGAGGCGGTCCAGCGGCTGCGCTCCTCGGCGCGCGAGCAGACCACGGCCGCGCGCGTGGTCCACGTCGGCACCGTCCAGGCGGCCAGCTCGACGCTGCTCATCCCCGCGGTCCGGGCCTTCCGCGCGGCCAACCCGGCCGCGACCGTCGAGCTGCGCAACATGCAGCAGTCGGAGATCTTCACCGAGATCGCCGCCGGCGGACTCGACATCGGCCTGGTCAACCTGCTCGAGGGGGACGACGTGCCGCCCGACATCCAGCGCTCCGAGCTGATCCACGGCGTACCGGTGGCCGTACTGCCGGCCGACCACCCGCTCGCCGTACGGACCACGCTGGCGCCCGACGACCTGCGCGCCGAGCCGTTCGTCGAGATGCGCCCGGGCTACCTGATGAACCGCTTCGCGCACCGCTGGTTCGGACCGGCGATGCCGCCGGTCAGCTACACCGCGGACGGCGCGGAGCTCGGCAAGGCGCTGGTCGCCCAGGGCACCGGGTTCACCCTGCTCCCCAACTTCACCGTGATGGGACACCCGCTGGAGCAGAGCGGCGTCCTCACCTACCGGCCGATCGAGGGCACCGTCCCGACCGTCACCCTCGTCGCCTGCCTGCGCAAGGGGGTCCAACAGCCCGAAACGGTCCGCGCGCTCGTCACCGCGCTGCTGCGCCGGGCCCGCGAGTACGTGCGGTCGACGCCGTCCACGCCGTCCACCGACGTACAAAACTGA
- a CDS encoding M1 family metallopeptidase has product MTRAPGLLAAATAIGCSLALAACAGPVAGRSAGPGRTTATPTSAPSNTAEPGELAIARSEPRADSVYPEYGNTLVDALHYDLDLTWAPDTDRLTARETLTFRATRDAERIPLDFNEQLAISAATVDGAPAATSVEGNDLTVAHPVTGGREYELVLEYAGTPAAAPAPSQRSDFTQGVGWTTTAEHETWTLQEPFGAFTWYAVNDQPSDKALYDFTLTVPAPMSGVANGVLTSSTTEDGRSVNSWQLAEPAASYLVTVAFGDFQHTDLTSSSGIPIQVWTDADGEPLPGDTARTPDALDWLEDLLGPYPFDSFGVLVVDNDSGMETQTMITLGDTPYSLSEAVLVHEAAHHWYGDTVTPADWSDVWMNEGMAMYLQGMWEAEQEGISMARKVDQWAAFEPDLRAESGPPGAFDPTRFGDGNIYYGPALMWQELRERIGERRFFEVLREWPAARANGSADRQEYVDWIEETTGEELSSFFDDWLLDRSTPPRD; this is encoded by the coding sequence ATGACGCGTGCACCGGGCCTGCTCGCCGCCGCGACCGCGATCGGCTGCTCCCTCGCGCTCGCGGCCTGTGCCGGTCCGGTCGCGGGCCGCTCCGCGGGCCCCGGGCGGACCACCGCCACGCCCACCAGCGCGCCCAGCAACACGGCCGAGCCCGGCGAGCTCGCCATCGCGCGCAGCGAGCCGCGCGCCGACTCGGTGTACCCCGAGTACGGCAACACCCTCGTCGACGCGCTCCACTACGACCTCGACCTCACCTGGGCGCCCGACACCGACCGGCTCACCGCGCGCGAGACGCTCACCTTCCGCGCGACCCGCGACGCGGAGCGGATCCCGCTCGACTTCAACGAGCAGCTCGCCATCTCCGCCGCCACGGTCGACGGCGCGCCCGCCGCGACGAGCGTCGAGGGCAACGACCTCACCGTCGCCCACCCGGTCACCGGCGGCCGGGAGTACGAGCTGGTCCTGGAGTACGCCGGCACGCCCGCCGCGGCCCCCGCCCCGAGCCAGCGCTCGGACTTCACCCAGGGCGTCGGCTGGACCACCACCGCCGAGCACGAGACCTGGACCCTGCAGGAGCCCTTCGGCGCCTTCACCTGGTACGCCGTCAACGACCAGCCCTCCGACAAGGCGCTCTACGACTTCACCCTCACCGTGCCGGCCCCGATGTCCGGCGTCGCCAACGGCGTGCTCACCTCCTCGACCACCGAGGACGGGCGCAGCGTGAACAGCTGGCAGCTCGCGGAGCCGGCGGCGTCGTACCTGGTCACGGTGGCCTTCGGCGACTTCCAGCACACCGACCTGACCTCGTCGAGCGGCATCCCGATCCAGGTCTGGACCGACGCCGACGGCGAGCCCCTGCCCGGCGACACCGCGCGCACGCCGGACGCGCTCGACTGGCTGGAGGACCTGCTCGGGCCCTACCCGTTCGACAGCTTCGGCGTGCTCGTCGTCGACAACGACAGCGGCATGGAGACCCAGACCATGATCACCCTCGGCGACACGCCGTACAGCCTCTCGGAGGCGGTGCTGGTCCACGAGGCCGCCCACCACTGGTACGGCGACACGGTCACCCCGGCCGACTGGTCGGACGTGTGGATGAACGAGGGCATGGCGATGTACCTGCAGGGCATGTGGGAGGCCGAGCAGGAGGGCATCTCGATGGCCCGCAAGGTCGACCAGTGGGCGGCCTTCGAGCCCGACCTGCGCGCCGAGTCGGGGCCGCCGGGCGCCTTCGACCCGACCCGGTTCGGCGACGGGAACATCTACTACGGCCCGGCGCTGATGTGGCAGGAGCTGCGCGAGCGGATCGGCGAGCGCCGGTTCTTCGAGGTGCTCCGGGAGTGGCCGGCCGCGCGGGCCAACGGCAGCGCCGACCGCCAGGAGTACGTCGACTGGATCGAGGAGACGACCGGCGAGGAGCTGTCGTCGTTCTTCGACGACTGGCTCCTCGACCGGTCGACTCCCCCACGCGACTGA
- a CDS encoding LLM class flavin-dependent oxidoreductase — protein sequence MSLKFDWFLPTNGGDGRDVVGGGHGVDAGPAGRPVTIDYLGQIARSAEQLGFESALVPTGAWCEDAWVTTAMLSEVTRRLGFLVALRPGLMSPLLAAQMATSFQNLSGGRLLLNVVTGGESAEQRAFGDFLDKDARYARCDEFLTIVRRLWDGEQVDFAGEHLRVEGARLHRLPEVRPEIQFGGSSPAAGQVAARHADVYLTWGEPPAAVAEKVRWIRELADREGRELRFGLRVHVINRDTSEEAWAEADRLLAAIDDETIARVQAGLARSESVGQQRMLRLNGGSRAELEIHPGLWAGVGLVRGGAGTSFVGSHEQVADLIEEYQAVGIDQFVLSAYPHLEGAYWFGEGVLPVLEKRGLWKRAA from the coding sequence ATGTCCCTCAAGTTCGACTGGTTCCTGCCGACCAACGGCGGTGACGGGCGCGACGTGGTCGGCGGTGGGCACGGCGTGGACGCCGGTCCCGCCGGCCGGCCCGTGACGATCGACTATCTCGGTCAGATCGCCCGCAGCGCCGAGCAGCTCGGCTTCGAGTCGGCGCTGGTGCCGACCGGCGCCTGGTGCGAGGACGCCTGGGTGACCACCGCGATGCTGAGCGAGGTCACCCGGCGGCTCGGGTTCCTGGTCGCGCTGCGCCCGGGCCTGATGTCACCCCTTCTGGCCGCGCAGATGGCGACCTCCTTCCAGAACCTCTCCGGTGGCCGGCTGCTCCTCAACGTGGTGACCGGCGGCGAGAGCGCGGAGCAGCGGGCGTTCGGCGACTTCCTCGACAAGGACGCCCGATACGCCCGGTGCGACGAGTTCCTGACCATCGTGCGCCGGCTCTGGGACGGCGAGCAGGTCGACTTCGCGGGCGAGCACCTGCGGGTCGAGGGCGCGCGGCTGCACCGGCTGCCCGAGGTCCGCCCCGAGATCCAGTTCGGCGGCTCCTCGCCCGCCGCGGGCCAGGTCGCCGCCCGGCACGCCGACGTCTACCTCACCTGGGGCGAGCCGCCCGCCGCGGTCGCCGAGAAGGTGCGCTGGATCCGCGAGCTGGCCGACCGCGAGGGCCGCGAGCTGCGCTTCGGGCTGCGGGTCCACGTGATCAACCGCGACACCTCCGAGGAGGCCTGGGCCGAGGCCGACCGCCTGCTCGCCGCGATCGACGACGAGACCATCGCCCGGGTGCAGGCGGGCCTGGCCCGCAGCGAGTCCGTCGGCCAGCAGCGGATGCTCCGGCTCAACGGCGGCTCGCGCGCCGAGCTCGAGATCCACCCCGGGCTGTGGGCCGGCGTCGGGCTGGTGCGCGGCGGCGCCGGCACCTCCTTCGTCGGCAGCCACGAGCAGGTCGCGGACCTGATCGAGGAGTACCAGGCGGTGGGCATCGACCAGTTCGTGCTCTCCGCCTATCCCCACCTCGAGGGCGCGTACTGGTTCGGCGAGGGAGTCCTCCCCGTGCTGGAGAAGCGCGGCCTGTGGAAGCGGGCGGCATGA
- a CDS encoding ABC transporter permease produces the protein MSVDTAPRGLVATAAGTTAARPARKARRRGDLPYTLLRLLSPLFLLGAWQVASSTGLLAESTLPAPGTILETARFLWENGQLPDAIVVSLRRAGLGFALGGGVAVVLGTIVGLGRLGDALVDPYVQMLRALPLFGLVPLFIIWFGIKEEPKIYLVALFALVPLYLNLVAALRGVDRDLVEVARSLRLTRGERLRHLYVPAVLPGVLVGVRQSLGAALVALVVAEQVNAGAGLGYLINNARDVLRIDIIVVGLLCYAVLGLVTDAVVRAFERAAVRWRDEGVR, from the coding sequence ATGAGCGTCGACACCGCACCCCGCGGGCTGGTCGCCACCGCCGCCGGTACGACGGCGGCGCGGCCCGCGCGCAAGGCACGGCGCCGCGGCGACCTGCCCTACACCCTGCTCCGGCTGCTCAGCCCGCTCTTCCTCCTCGGGGCCTGGCAGGTCGCGTCCTCGACCGGACTGCTCGCCGAGAGCACGCTGCCGGCGCCGGGCACGATCCTCGAGACCGCGCGCTTCCTGTGGGAGAACGGCCAGCTGCCCGACGCGATCGTGGTCTCGCTGCGCCGGGCCGGACTCGGCTTCGCCCTGGGCGGCGGCGTCGCGGTCGTGCTCGGCACGATCGTCGGTCTCGGCCGGCTCGGCGACGCCCTGGTCGACCCGTACGTCCAGATGCTGCGGGCGCTGCCGCTGTTCGGCCTGGTGCCGCTGTTCATCATCTGGTTCGGCATCAAGGAGGAGCCCAAGATCTACCTGGTCGCGCTCTTCGCGCTGGTGCCGCTGTACCTCAACCTGGTCGCCGCGCTGCGCGGCGTGGACCGCGATCTCGTCGAGGTCGCCCGGTCGCTGCGGCTGACCCGGGGTGAGCGGCTGCGCCACCTCTACGTCCCGGCGGTGCTGCCGGGGGTGCTGGTCGGCGTACGCCAGTCGCTGGGGGCGGCCCTGGTGGCGCTGGTCGTGGCCGAGCAGGTCAACGCCGGAGCCGGGCTCGGCTACCTGATCAACAACGCGCGCGACGTGCTGCGCATCGACATCATCGTGGTCGGCCTGCTCTGCTACGCCGTCCTCGGGCTGGTGACCGACGCCGTGGTGCGCGCGTTCGAGCGGGCCGCCGTGCGGTGGCGGGACGAGGGAGTGCGATGA
- a CDS encoding GGDEF domain-containing protein, producing MAVDVLAHALASAGPDAPDSFTEAARRVVGYLSGHTPLATWSVSRVAGGEQVHVHVQPGAPTGPAGPLIETGQRVRWDDSFCRRMTLGAAHVVPDSAADPAYAGLPAASDVRAYVGYPISDDGGRLFGILCGVGEQPLTDPAEVDDALVELLSHLLSSHLAATRVADRGRRAARLAAALADTDALTGLMNRRGWDRLVEDAQERVGAFGDPVAVAVLDLDGLKQVNDAEGHEAGDDLLRRAAEGLRLVAGDGDRLARYGGDEFAILSNNVPVADLPDHFARFVTSLREHGVEASLGHAFAGPGERTVREAFRQADAAMYDVKRARRAG from the coding sequence ATGGCGGTCGACGTCCTCGCACATGCGCTGGCCTCCGCCGGGCCCGACGCACCCGACAGCTTCACCGAGGCGGCCCGGCGCGTCGTCGGCTACCTCTCCGGGCACACCCCGCTGGCCACCTGGTCCGTCTCCCGGGTCGCCGGCGGGGAGCAGGTCCACGTGCACGTCCAGCCGGGCGCCCCGACCGGCCCGGCCGGCCCGCTGATCGAGACCGGCCAGCGGGTCCGCTGGGACGACTCGTTCTGCCGGCGGATGACCCTCGGGGCCGCGCACGTCGTACCGGACTCGGCCGCCGACCCGGCGTACGCGGGACTTCCGGCCGCGAGCGACGTGCGCGCCTATGTCGGCTACCCGATCAGCGACGACGGCGGCCGGCTCTTCGGCATCCTGTGCGGCGTGGGCGAGCAGCCCCTCACCGACCCCGCCGAGGTCGACGACGCGCTGGTCGAGCTGCTCAGCCACCTCCTCTCGAGCCACCTCGCCGCCACCCGGGTGGCCGACCGCGGCCGCCGCGCGGCCCGGCTGGCCGCCGCCCTCGCCGACACCGACGCCCTCACCGGCCTGATGAACCGGCGCGGCTGGGACCGCCTCGTCGAGGACGCCCAGGAGCGGGTCGGCGCCTTCGGGGACCCGGTCGCGGTCGCCGTCCTCGACCTCGACGGACTCAAGCAGGTCAACGACGCCGAAGGCCACGAGGCCGGCGACGACCTGCTCCGCCGTGCCGCCGAGGGCCTGCGCCTGGTCGCCGGCGACGGGGACCGGCTCGCTAGGTACGGCGGCGACGAGTTCGCGATCCTGTCGAACAACGTCCCCGTCGCCGACCTGCCCGACCACTTCGCCCGCTTCGTCACGTCGCTGCGCGAGCACGGCGTCGAGGCCTCCCTCGGCCATGCCTTCGCCGGCCCGGGCGAGCGCACGGTACGCGAGGCGTTCCGGCAGGCCGACGCCGCGATGTACGACGTCAAGCGGGCCCGGCGGGCGGGATGA
- a CDS encoding heterodisulfide reductase-related iron-sulfur binding cluster, with translation MQIVAIVVSLAVSVVAVALTARAVVAMLGVIKRGQPAPGRTGNPAGRTLTMLKETFGHTRMLQWTWIGILHWFAFAAFIALSTAVAAAYIQLFDPEFTIPVIGKWWVYEWVAELLGLLGTIAIIPLIVYRLTHKPSQLGRRSRFFGSTMWQAYFVEAMVLLESSAILFIRGAEYNLAKAHGGEAAEHADGFHFPVSQVFANLFPTGHDSVGTLENIIFFIAMVKIVSAMVWLMVIATNLTMGVAWHRFTAWFNIWFKREESGRTALGAVKPLTSGGKPITLDDVDDLDEDAMLGAGSIWDFSWKDILDFTTCTECGRCQSQCPAWNTEKPLSPKLMMMAMREEAYAVAGGAEQRALVGKTDHEQADGVDDWFYMPEGGDFVVDEDALWACTNCGACVQQCPVDIEHVDHFVDMRRYQVLVESNFPSELNGLFKGLENKGNPWNMSPTARLDWAKDLPFEVKVVGDSIESLEEVDWLFWVGCAGAYEDRAKKTTRAVAELLDLAGVSFGVLGNGETCTGDSARRAGNEFVFQGLAQQNIETLTDAKAKQVVSTCPHCMNTLKNEYRQLGLELEVIHHTQLLNRLVREGRLTPVASGAGAHNRKITYHDPCFLGRHNQVYTPPRDLLQILPGAEFAEMERNSERSFCCGAGGARMWMEETIGERINLNRTAEAVGTGADQVAVGCPFCRVMLSDGLTKMQADGEAREEVEVLDVAQMLLASVKGEQATKLLPGEGTPLAPKAAAPAAAADPVAAKAEPEAGDVTITDDTVVATEDAGPAAKASGGSSMFDDPGSMFDTPASAAPAAPEAPAAPAEDKAAPSGGGSLFDDPGSLFDSPAAPAAAAPAAPAEEKADEKAAPAGAGSLFDEGGSLFDTPTPAPEAPKAEAAQAEAPPAAAAKAEAPAPTTDLGAGGSLFDIAAPAEEAPPAPAPAEAAAPEAPATAEAPAAPEAPAAEASPAPSVDLNAGGSLFDIAAPAETPAAPTPAAPTPAAESPSAETPAPAPAPVAEQEPVEAEARAEEAAVADEPPAPTPAPAAPAAAPATDVDINAMGSLFDIAAPAAPAAPAPAAAEPEPAPEPEPVPEPEPAPEPEPVPEPEPVPEPEPVPEPEPVPDPEPAPEAAPAPAPPSSSGEAHQPRTDADINAAESLFDL, from the coding sequence ATGCAGATCGTTGCGATCGTCGTCTCCCTGGCCGTCTCGGTCGTCGCGGTCGCGCTGACCGCGCGCGCCGTCGTCGCGATGCTCGGGGTGATCAAGCGCGGTCAGCCGGCGCCCGGTCGCACCGGCAACCCCGCGGGCCGCACGCTGACGATGCTGAAGGAGACCTTCGGCCACACCCGCATGCTCCAGTGGACCTGGATCGGCATCCTGCACTGGTTCGCCTTCGCGGCGTTCATCGCGCTCTCGACCGCGGTCGCCGCGGCCTACATCCAGCTCTTCGACCCCGAGTTCACCATCCCGGTGATCGGCAAGTGGTGGGTCTACGAGTGGGTCGCCGAGCTGCTGGGCCTGCTCGGCACGATCGCGATCATCCCGCTGATCGTCTACCGGCTCACCCACAAGCCCTCCCAGCTCGGCCGCCGCAGCCGCTTCTTCGGCTCCACGATGTGGCAGGCCTACTTCGTCGAGGCGATGGTGCTGCTCGAGAGCTCCGCGATCCTCTTCATCCGCGGTGCCGAGTACAACCTCGCCAAGGCCCACGGCGGCGAGGCCGCCGAGCACGCCGACGGCTTCCACTTCCCCGTCTCGCAGGTCTTCGCGAACCTCTTCCCGACCGGCCACGACTCCGTCGGCACGCTCGAGAACATCATCTTCTTCATCGCGATGGTCAAGATCGTCTCGGCCATGGTCTGGCTGATGGTCATCGCGACCAACCTGACCATGGGTGTGGCCTGGCACCGGTTCACCGCCTGGTTCAACATCTGGTTCAAGCGCGAGGAGAGCGGCCGCACCGCCCTCGGCGCGGTCAAGCCGCTGACGTCCGGCGGCAAGCCGATCACCCTCGACGACGTCGACGACCTCGACGAGGACGCCATGCTCGGCGCCGGCTCCATCTGGGACTTCTCCTGGAAGGACATCCTCGACTTCACCACCTGCACCGAGTGCGGTCGCTGCCAGTCGCAGTGCCCCGCCTGGAACACCGAGAAGCCGCTCTCGCCCAAGCTGATGATGATGGCGATGCGCGAGGAGGCGTACGCCGTCGCCGGTGGCGCCGAGCAGCGCGCCCTGGTCGGCAAGACCGACCACGAGCAGGCCGACGGCGTCGACGACTGGTTCTACATGCCCGAGGGCGGCGACTTCGTCGTCGACGAGGACGCCCTGTGGGCCTGCACCAACTGCGGCGCCTGCGTCCAGCAGTGCCCCGTCGACATCGAGCACGTCGACCACTTCGTCGACATGCGCCGCTACCAGGTGCTCGTCGAGTCCAACTTCCCCTCCGAGCTCAACGGTCTCTTCAAGGGCCTGGAGAACAAGGGCAACCCGTGGAACATGTCGCCCACGGCGCGCCTCGACTGGGCCAAGGACCTGCCCTTCGAGGTCAAGGTCGTCGGCGACTCGATCGAGTCGCTCGAGGAGGTCGACTGGCTGTTCTGGGTCGGCTGCGCCGGCGCCTACGAGGACCGCGCGAAGAAGACCACCCGCGCCGTCGCCGAGCTGCTCGACCTCGCGGGCGTGTCGTTCGGCGTACTCGGCAACGGTGAGACGTGCACCGGCGACTCCGCCCGCCGGGCCGGCAACGAGTTCGTGTTCCAGGGCCTGGCCCAGCAGAACATCGAGACCCTCACCGACGCCAAGGCGAAGCAGGTCGTCTCGACCTGCCCGCACTGCATGAACACCCTCAAGAACGAGTACCGCCAGCTCGGTCTCGAGCTCGAGGTCATCCACCACACCCAGCTGCTCAACCGCCTGGTCCGCGAGGGCAGGCTCACCCCGGTCGCCTCCGGCGCCGGCGCCCACAACCGCAAGATCACCTACCACGACCCGTGCTTCCTGGGTCGCCACAACCAGGTCTACACCCCGCCGCGCGACCTGCTGCAGATCCTCCCCGGCGCCGAGTTCGCCGAGATGGAGCGCAACTCCGAGCGGTCCTTCTGCTGCGGCGCCGGCGGTGCCCGGATGTGGATGGAGGAGACCATCGGTGAGCGGATCAACCTCAACCGCACCGCCGAGGCCGTCGGCACCGGCGCCGACCAGGTCGCCGTCGGCTGCCCGTTCTGCCGCGTGATGCTCTCCGACGGCCTGACCAAGATGCAGGCCGACGGCGAGGCGCGCGAGGAGGTCGAGGTCCTCGACGTCGCCCAGATGCTGCTCGCCTCGGTCAAGGGCGAGCAGGCCACCAAGCTGCTCCCCGGCGAGGGCACGCCGCTGGCCCCCAAGGCTGCCGCTCCCGCCGCCGCCGCGGACCCGGTCGCCGCGAAGGCCGAGCCCGAGGCCGGCGACGTCACCATCACCGACGACACCGTCGTCGCCACCGAGGACGCCGGCCCGGCCGCCAAGGCATCCGGCGGCTCCTCGATGTTCGACGACCCGGGCTCGATGTTCGACACGCCTGCCTCCGCGGCGCCGGCTGCTCCGGAGGCCCCCGCTGCCCCGGCCGAGGACAAGGCCGCCCCCTCGGGTGGCGGCTCGCTCTTCGACGACCCCGGCTCGCTCTTCGACTCCCCGGCCGCTCCTGCTGCCGCCGCGCCGGCCGCGCCGGCTGAGGAGAAGGCCGACGAGAAGGCCGCGCCCGCGGGCGCCGGCTCGCTCTTCGACGAGGGCGGCTCGCTGTTCGACACGCCGACTCCCGCCCCCGAGGCGCCCAAGGCCGAGGCTGCCCAGGCCGAGGCGCCGCCGGCCGCGGCCGCCAAGGCGGAGGCGCCCGCGCCGACGACCGACCTCGGCGCCGGCGGGTCGCTGTTCGACATCGCCGCCCCCGCTGAGGAGGCGCCCCCGGCGCCCGCCCCTGCCGAGGCCGCTGCTCCGGAGGCGCCGGCTACTGCCGAGGCCCCGGCTGCTCCCGAGGCCCCGGCCGCCGAGGCCAGCCCGGCCCCGTCGGTCGACCTGAACGCGGGTGGCTCGCTCTTCGACATCGCCGCCCCCGCCGAGACCCCGGCCGCCCCGACCCCGGCCGCCCCGACCCCGGCCGCCGAGTCGCCGTCCGCCGAGACCCCGGCTCCCGCCCCGGCGCCGGTCGCCGAGCAGGAGCCCGTCGAGGCCGAGGCGCGTGCCGAGGAGGCCGCCGTCGCCGACGAGCCGCCCGCGCCCACCCCGGCGCCCGCCGCTCCCGCAGCCGCGCCGGCCACCGACGTCGACATCAACGCCATGGGCTCGCTGTTCGACATCGCCGCCCCGGCCGCCCCGGCCGCTCCGGCCCCGGCCGCCGCCGAGCCCGAGCCGGCCCCCGAGCCCGAGCCGGTCCCCGAGCCCGAGCCGGCCCCCGAGCCCGAGCCGGTCCCCGAGCCCGAGCCGGTCCCCGAGCCCGAGCCGGTCCCCGAGCCCGAGCCGGTCCCCGACCCCGAGCCGGCCCCCGAGGCCGCCCCGGCGCCGGCGCCCCCGTCGTCCTCCGGCGAGGCCCACCAGCCCCGCACCGACGCCGACATCAACGCCGCGGAGTCCCTGTTCGACCTCTGA
- a CDS encoding ABC transporter ATP-binding protein, producing MSHPIDDTGTAVAAAARSVRRSFGDQLVLDGIDLEIRTGEFVALLGRSGCGKSTLLRILAGIDTGAEGEVVGGREPAVVFQDPRLFPWRRVLDNVSLGLRGADARERAQRVLAEVGLDGRERAWPRQLSGGQRQRVALARALVREPDLLLLDEPFSALDALTRISAQELVRELVATHRPAVLMVTHDVEEALLLADRVIVMDAGRLIHDEAIDLPRPRRRDHPEIVRRRTALLGLLGVRPSAASA from the coding sequence ATGAGCCACCCGATCGACGACACCGGTACCGCGGTCGCGGCCGCAGCCCGCTCCGTGCGGCGCAGCTTCGGCGACCAGCTGGTCCTCGACGGCATCGACCTGGAGATCCGCACGGGCGAGTTCGTCGCGCTGCTCGGCCGCTCGGGGTGCGGGAAGTCCACCCTGCTGCGGATCCTCGCCGGCATCGACACCGGCGCGGAGGGAGAGGTCGTCGGCGGCCGCGAGCCGGCCGTCGTCTTCCAGGACCCGCGGCTCTTCCCGTGGCGGCGGGTGCTCGACAACGTCAGCCTGGGCCTGCGCGGCGCCGACGCGCGGGAGCGGGCCCAGCGGGTGCTGGCCGAGGTCGGCCTCGACGGCCGGGAGCGCGCCTGGCCGCGCCAACTCTCGGGCGGCCAGCGCCAGCGGGTCGCCCTCGCCCGGGCCCTCGTCCGCGAGCCGGACCTGCTGCTCCTCGACGAGCCGTTCAGCGCCCTCGACGCGCTCACCCGGATCTCCGCGCAGGAGCTGGTCCGCGAGCTCGTCGCGACCCACCGGCCCGCCGTCCTCATGGTCACCCACGACGTGGAGGAGGCGCTCCTGCTCGCCGACCGGGTGATCGTGATGGACGCCGGCCGGCTGATCCACGACGAGGCCATCGACCTGCCGCGGCCCCGCCGCCGCGACCACCCCGAGATCGTGCGGCGCCGGACCGCGCTGCTGGGCCTGCTCGGCGTACGCCCGAGCGCGGCCTCCGCCTGA